From Paenibacillus physcomitrellae, the proteins below share one genomic window:
- the kdpA gene encoding potassium-transporting ATPase subunit KdpA, translating to MENWIAIAITLLISLLLARPAGLYIAKAFNYEPTGLDRGFGWLEKPIYSVSGIRKDNQGWKQYALSLLLSNCVMILIVYLIFRFQGSLPLNPSHVASMEPTLAFNTAISFMTNTNLQHYSGETGLSYLSQMVAIIFLMFAAPASALAAAIAFIRGISGKPLGNFFVDFIRGITRILLPVSLVMAVVFVALGVPQTLEPTAVATTLEGAKQEIARGPVASFLSIKEFGNNGGGFFGVNSAHPFENPNGISNLLQILLMLLLGTALPFTYGKMVGNAKQGRVLFVSMAMMFIVLLGVALASESAGNPVLNAMGIQHDQGSMEGKEARFGMAQSTLYAVVTTASETGAVNTMHDSLTPIGGLVAFANMMLNTVFGGVGAGFINVLMYAMIAVFLSGLMVGRTPEFLGRKIEGKEMKLIAVNLIISPLLVLVPTAIALFAHADTLSNPGFHGLSQALYEYTSSAANNGSGFEGLGDATPYWNISTGLVIFFGRYFSIIAMLAVAGSLVVKKTVPESSGTFRTDNALFGTVFVGAAVIVGALTFFPALALGPIAEFLTLKP from the coding sequence ATTGAAAACTGGATTGCCATAGCAATCACCTTACTAATATCGCTATTGCTCGCCCGTCCGGCGGGCCTGTATATAGCGAAGGCTTTTAATTATGAACCAACCGGTCTGGACCGCGGCTTTGGCTGGCTGGAGAAGCCTATCTATTCTGTCAGCGGCATACGCAAGGACAATCAGGGCTGGAAGCAATATGCACTGTCCTTGCTGCTCAGCAACTGCGTGATGATCCTGATCGTCTACTTGATCTTCCGGTTTCAGGGCAGCCTGCCGCTGAACCCGAGCCATGTAGCCTCCATGGAGCCTACGCTCGCTTTTAATACGGCGATCAGCTTTATGACGAATACCAACCTCCAGCATTACAGCGGGGAGACGGGGCTTTCCTATCTGTCGCAAATGGTGGCCATCATCTTCTTGATGTTTGCCGCTCCGGCTTCCGCACTGGCTGCGGCGATCGCATTTATCCGGGGCATTTCCGGCAAGCCGCTCGGCAACTTTTTTGTGGACTTCATCCGGGGCATTACCCGCATTCTTTTGCCGGTATCCCTGGTGATGGCGGTTGTCTTTGTGGCTTTGGGCGTTCCGCAAACGCTGGAACCGACCGCGGTAGCTACAACGCTGGAAGGGGCCAAACAGGAAATTGCCCGCGGGCCTGTCGCTTCATTCCTGTCGATAAAGGAGTTCGGAAACAACGGCGGGGGATTTTTTGGAGTCAACTCCGCACATCCATTTGAGAACCCGAACGGCATCAGCAATTTGCTGCAAATTTTGCTCATGCTGCTGCTGGGAACGGCGCTTCCGTTTACTTACGGAAAAATGGTGGGCAATGCCAAGCAAGGGCGCGTGTTGTTTGTCTCCATGGCGATGATGTTTATCGTGCTGCTCGGCGTGGCCCTGGCCAGCGAAAGCGCAGGCAACCCGGTCCTGAATGCGATGGGCATTCAGCATGACCAGGGTTCCATGGAAGGGAAGGAAGCCCGCTTCGGAATGGCGCAATCGACGCTTTACGCTGTCGTGACGACCGCATCAGAGACAGGCGCCGTAAATACGATGCACGACTCTTTGACGCCTATAGGCGGATTGGTCGCTTTTGCGAATATGATGCTGAACACTGTGTTCGGAGGCGTCGGAGCCGGATTTATAAACGTTTTGATGTACGCGATGATTGCGGTTTTCCTGTCCGGGCTGATGGTCGGACGAACACCGGAATTCCTGGGCAGAAAAATCGAAGGCAAAGAGATGAAGCTCATCGCCGTCAACTTGATCATAAGCCCGCTGCTGGTTCTGGTGCCGACCGCGATCGCTTTGTTTGCGCATGCCGATACGCTGTCCAACCCGGGTTTCCATGGACTCAGCCAAGCTTTGTATGAGTACACCTCTTCGGCCGCCAACAACGGTTCCGGGTTCGAAGGCCTGGGAGACGCAACGCCGTATTGGAACATATCGACCGGACTGGTGATTTTCTTCGGACGGTATTTTTCCATCATCGCCATGCTGGCCGTCGCCGGATCGCTGGTCGT